A window from Vibrio cortegadensis encodes these proteins:
- a CDS encoding alpha-L-glutamate ligase-like protein encodes MWEQFTSPFKLKDKGIMGMNKRNHSYIGRYNDRSKYPLVDDKLKTKIIAEQAGATVPKLIGVIGHQAEVKKIHKMVLDWPGFVIKPAQGSGGKGILVITSHKDGVYTKPSGATINKEDVERHISNALAGLFSLGGKNDVAVVENLIKFDSCFDGFSYEGVPDVRIIVFKGYPVMAMMRLSTSASDGKANLHQGAVGVGLDIATGKAVRAVQFDQPIELHPDTGKRLSELVVPHWEKLLTLASSAWEMTGLGYMGTDMVLDQEEGPMVLELNARPGLAIQIANGSGLLPRLHHIENLGTPAEYPKPAERVAYAAKQFGTGI; translated from the coding sequence ATGTGGGAACAATTCACCTCACCCTTTAAGCTAAAAGATAAAGGCATAATGGGAATGAACAAACGCAACCATAGTTATATTGGTCGCTATAATGATCGTTCAAAATACCCATTGGTTGATGACAAGCTAAAAACAAAAATCATTGCGGAACAAGCAGGTGCAACGGTTCCAAAACTGATTGGTGTGATTGGCCATCAAGCTGAAGTCAAAAAGATCCATAAAATGGTTCTAGATTGGCCCGGATTTGTTATCAAACCCGCACAAGGCAGTGGTGGTAAAGGTATCCTAGTGATCACGTCTCACAAAGATGGGGTTTACACGAAGCCTTCTGGCGCGACCATCAATAAAGAAGATGTCGAACGCCATATCAGTAACGCTCTTGCAGGTCTTTTTTCTCTTGGTGGAAAGAACGATGTGGCGGTAGTGGAGAACCTGATCAAGTTTGATAGTTGCTTCGATGGCTTCAGCTATGAGGGAGTGCCGGATGTACGGATTATTGTCTTTAAAGGTTATCCTGTGATGGCAATGATGCGTTTATCAACATCGGCTTCTGATGGAAAGGCGAACCTACACCAAGGCGCAGTTGGCGTCGGGCTTGATATCGCAACAGGTAAAGCGGTACGTGCAGTGCAGTTCGACCAACCCATCGAGTTACACCCTGACACAGGTAAACGCTTAAGCGAACTGGTTGTGCCTCATTGGGAAAAACTTCTCACTCTGGCATCCAGTGCTTGGGAGATGACAGGGCTTGGTTATATGGGCACTGACATGGTTCTAGACCAAGAAGAGGGGCCGATGGTATTGGAGCTAAATGCCCGTCCGGGGTTAGCTATCCAAATTGCTAATGGGTCTGGCCTACTACCAAGACTGCACCACATTGAAAATTTAGGAACACCCGCTGAATACCCTAAGCCAGCAGAGCGTGTCGCCTATGCTGCTAAGCAATTCGGTACTGGGATTTAA